A genomic window from Companilactobacillus alimentarius DSM 20249 includes:
- a CDS encoding winged helix-turn-helix transcriptional regulator, whose product MRQTIYNIGVENTMRIIGGKWKPIILCHLKLGIMRTGQLRRAIPNITQKMLTQQLRELEDDGIVNRKVYNQIPPKVEYSLTDYGQSLNKILEELCLWGEKDIDRRKAQGENILLLNRQDVDNDALPYAD is encoded by the coding sequence ATGAGGCAAACAATTTATAATATTGGCGTTGAAAATACCATGAGAATTATTGGTGGAAAATGGAAACCAATTATCCTCTGCCATCTCAAATTAGGCATCATGCGTACCGGCCAATTACGACGCGCTATCCCTAATATTACGCAAAAAATGTTAACACAACAGCTACGTGAATTAGAAGATGACGGCATCGTTAATCGTAAAGTATACAATCAAATTCCGCCTAAAGTGGAATATTCATTAACTGATTACGGCCAATCACTCAACAAAATTCTCGAAGAACTCTGTCTTTGGGGAGAAAAGGATATCGACCGTCGCAAAGCACAAGGTGAAAACATTTTACTATTAAATCGACAAGACGTTGATAACGACGCATTACCATATGCTGACTAG